A single window of Pontibacillus chungwhensis DNA harbors:
- a CDS encoding phosphodiester glycosidase family protein, with the protein MLHKGTVQQWSVRVLSLMMIFTIVGTAYNLPLLDGTSERSVSAASYEVKEDNTVAPGVTHRKEQMDSGYLEETANILEVDVSRSYNTVQMNYPVPFPSLSPVTTQAKSISKEGNRVLGSINGSFFHTNNALPAYLVSENQSIFNLGAISEDANGYMSIPTAFGMDDNGNAQVGEFYFKTEFEHDGDTVKVDSVNKDREEGEIIVYTPSYRFDWTKSNKYGIEVTVAGLDKPLDSKEVDFGEQVTGKVTDIRPYGEEGRTRVPDDGFVLSIQGGTLSKRYSDIKVGDKLSLSIDIPSAWKDTQYMLGSGPMLVQNGRVDISMNEDSYRANQRHPRTAVGTNKDGSKVYFVTVDGRQNGYSDGMTLTEFANYLDDKGIYQAMNLDGGGSTTMAVRQFGNTLPSVINSPSDGWQRSVSTTLHAVNTATDGEPTHLRAHKVQEGKILAGSSIQVKADSLLDQYYYPISIDQDKVTYSVEGNIGQMKGNTFIAEQAGKGAVVVEYGTATKTLPVEVVEEADRFDISPQGIKLGTDRKQSFTADAYLDNEKLIFDPTTVEWATEGSIGKINQDGVLSTNDEPATGSVVAKLNGRSYKSSVTIGGNEQILDGFTSNSAWYFDSIRARGTNRLSEGFEPVAAGDHSMRFEYNFATGDEGIAASYIIRKDPIAIDGRPNHIGMWVYGDGKDHWLRGKLQDGNGETVTISFTEEGELDWNGWKYVQAEVPDSAPLPLSLTRIYVAETDENNKDWGMIFLDRLRAAYDDSEDTSVEDPVDYEFVRDSKEWKVTFNTTLLSSSVSEDTVYVVDHNGNKVEGIEVRLSNDRTKVYVDAPESDYKGNQFYKLKVTDGVKSSTGTKMKDPVEKIFQVD; encoded by the coding sequence ATGTTACATAAAGGTACAGTACAGCAGTGGTCTGTTCGCGTTCTTTCTTTAATGATGATCTTTACGATCGTTGGAACAGCGTACAATCTACCATTGCTAGACGGGACTTCGGAGCGAAGTGTGTCTGCTGCAAGTTATGAAGTGAAAGAAGACAACACAGTAGCTCCGGGCGTGACGCATAGAAAAGAACAAATGGATTCTGGTTATTTAGAAGAAACAGCGAATATTTTAGAAGTGGACGTATCAAGATCCTATAATACGGTTCAGATGAATTATCCAGTTCCGTTCCCATCACTCAGTCCTGTGACTACACAGGCGAAGAGTATTAGTAAGGAAGGGAATCGTGTGCTTGGTTCGATCAACGGATCTTTCTTCCACACAAATAATGCCTTACCAGCTTATTTAGTTTCAGAAAATCAGTCCATCTTTAACTTGGGTGCGATTTCTGAAGATGCAAATGGATATATGAGCATTCCAACAGCGTTCGGTATGGATGACAACGGGAACGCTCAAGTTGGGGAGTTTTATTTTAAAACGGAATTTGAACATGACGGAGATACTGTAAAGGTTGATTCTGTTAACAAAGATCGTGAAGAAGGCGAGATTATTGTCTACACCCCATCTTACCGCTTCGATTGGACCAAATCGAATAAATACGGCATTGAAGTTACGGTAGCTGGGTTAGACAAGCCGTTAGATAGTAAGGAAGTCGATTTCGGCGAGCAAGTAACAGGTAAAGTAACAGATATCCGTCCTTATGGTGAAGAAGGGCGTACAAGAGTTCCGGATGATGGTTTTGTCTTATCGATTCAGGGGGGCACATTATCTAAGCGCTATAGCGATATTAAAGTAGGGGACAAGCTTTCCTTAAGCATTGATATACCATCTGCTTGGAAGGATACTCAGTATATGCTTGGAAGCGGCCCGATGCTTGTACAAAATGGCCGGGTAGATATTTCGATGAACGAAGATAGCTATCGTGCCAATCAGCGCCATCCACGGACAGCTGTTGGAACAAATAAAGACGGCTCGAAAGTTTATTTTGTAACCGTTGATGGCCGTCAAAATGGGTACAGTGACGGGATGACTCTTACAGAATTTGCGAACTACCTTGATGACAAAGGAATCTATCAAGCTATGAATCTAGATGGCGGCGGTTCCACCACGATGGCTGTTCGTCAATTTGGAAACACATTACCGAGCGTAATAAACTCACCATCAGACGGTTGGCAACGTTCTGTATCAACGACTCTTCATGCCGTAAATACGGCAACTGACGGAGAGCCGACGCACCTTCGTGCCCATAAAGTGCAGGAAGGTAAAATCCTGGCTGGCTCATCCATTCAGGTTAAGGCGGATTCCCTGTTAGACCAGTATTACTATCCGATCTCGATTGATCAGGATAAGGTTACCTACTCAGTAGAAGGCAATATTGGTCAAATGAAAGGGAATACCTTTATCGCTGAGCAGGCAGGTAAAGGGGCTGTTGTGGTTGAATACGGCACAGCTACGAAAACACTGCCAGTTGAAGTGGTAGAAGAAGCGGATCGTTTCGATATCTCACCACAAGGTATTAAGCTTGGAACCGATAGAAAACAATCGTTTACAGCTGATGCTTATCTAGACAATGAAAAACTAATCTTTGACCCGACTACAGTAGAGTGGGCAACAGAAGGATCCATTGGCAAGATTAATCAAGATGGCGTACTTTCAACGAACGACGAGCCGGCTACAGGTTCTGTTGTTGCAAAACTGAACGGACGCAGTTACAAGTCCTCTGTAACAATAGGAGGAAATGAACAGATTTTAGATGGATTTACGAGCAACTCTGCGTGGTACTTTGACTCGATCCGAGCAAGAGGAACAAATCGTTTGAGTGAAGGTTTTGAGCCTGTTGCAGCAGGCGACCATTCCATGCGCTTTGAATACAATTTCGCAACAGGTGATGAAGGCATAGCGGCTTCTTATATCATCCGAAAAGATCCAATCGCCATTGATGGCCGTCCAAATCATATTGGAATGTGGGTTTATGGAGACGGAAAAGATCACTGGCTACGTGGTAAGCTCCAAGATGGGAATGGGGAAACGGTGACGATTAGCTTTACAGAAGAAGGAGAATTGGACTGGAACGGATGGAAATACGTCCAGGCTGAAGTTCCAGACTCTGCACCGCTGCCATTATCTCTGACCCGCATCTATGTTGCAGAGACCGATGAGAACAATAAAGACTGGGGAATGATCTTCTTAGACAGACTTCGTGCTGCTTATGACGACTCTGAGGATACAAGCGTTGAGGATCCAGTCGATTATGAATTTGTTCGAGATAGCAAAGAGTGGAAAGTAACATTTAATACAACCCTACTTTCTTCCTCTGTTTCTGAAGACACCGTATACGTTGTCGATCACAACGGAAACAAAGTAGAAGGCATAGAGGTTCGCCTGAGCAACGATCGTACGAAAGTGTACGTAGATGCTCCAGAAAGTGATTATAAAGGTAACCAGTTCTATAAATTGAAAGTAACCGATGGAGTGAAATCTTCCACAGGAACGAAGATGAAAGATCCGGTTGAAAAGATCTTTCAGGTAGATTAA
- a CDS encoding IS4 family transposase: MNKINTPIQILQSIIPSKTLEDRLAQEYNFEEKARKFSAIDLLHFYLEAGVKRWTGYREGSETLVEQGNFESLNHSTISKKAQEVPYEFFRDLFQELLQRLTTSQKKKFLKDYSLFAIDSTTITFRHQTRSWAKYRKHLYAIKLHTEFNIDQKMPTHVFDTTGKDSDIMMAPLIFLHKDFPAIRVADRAYGAKDLLDQLSSEEKPFVIRLKAGIKHDVQSHNEFDFNEEWPVVADYNAFLGAKNTQTTYTYRIVTVPSETGEPIYLATNVMDLKAEKISEVYKMRWEIELFFRWIKQNLDIPNPFGMSKNKVLSQVYATLIAYLLLRSTFNETQPKWSTYTKLSFKEFTRKFIKSTLPIEVGIEIGLLLKNWRSVSNSTGKI; this comes from the coding sequence ATGAACAAAATTAACACACCTATTCAAATTCTACAATCTATAATTCCTTCCAAAACCTTAGAGGATCGGTTAGCTCAAGAATATAATTTTGAGGAAAAAGCCAGGAAATTCTCCGCGATAGACCTTCTTCATTTCTATTTAGAAGCCGGCGTGAAGCGTTGGACTGGGTATCGTGAAGGATCCGAAACGCTAGTGGAACAGGGAAATTTTGAATCCCTGAATCACTCCACGATCTCTAAAAAAGCCCAAGAAGTCCCCTATGAATTCTTTAGAGATTTATTTCAAGAATTGCTTCAGCGATTAACGACATCCCAAAAGAAAAAATTCTTAAAAGACTATTCTCTGTTTGCGATCGACTCAACAACGATTACCTTCAGACACCAAACTAGGAGCTGGGCGAAATATCGAAAACATCTCTATGCGATTAAACTCCATACAGAATTTAATATCGATCAAAAAATGCCCACCCATGTCTTCGATACCACAGGAAAAGATAGTGATATCATGATGGCACCTTTGATCTTCTTACATAAGGATTTTCCAGCTATTCGAGTCGCTGATCGAGCCTACGGAGCTAAGGATCTTTTGGATCAACTGAGCTCAGAGGAAAAGCCGTTTGTCATTCGTCTCAAAGCCGGGATCAAACACGACGTTCAAAGTCACAATGAATTTGACTTTAATGAAGAGTGGCCTGTCGTAGCCGATTATAACGCCTTTTTAGGCGCAAAGAATACGCAAACTACGTATACCTATCGAATCGTTACGGTTCCAAGCGAAACGGGTGAACCGATCTATTTAGCTACAAATGTAATGGATTTAAAGGCTGAAAAGATTTCAGAGGTCTATAAAATGCGCTGGGAAATTGAACTATTCTTTCGGTGGATCAAACAAAACTTAGACATTCCAAACCCGTTTGGAATGTCTAAGAACAAGGTTTTAAGTCAAGTATATGCGACGCTAATCGCTTACCTGTTATTACGTTCCACCTTCAATGAAACGCAGCCTAAGTGGTCAACTTATACCAAACTTTCCTTCAAGGAATTCACTCGAAAATTTATCAAAAGCACTCTTCCAATAGAAGTTGGTATCGAAATTGGGTTGCTTCTCAAAAATTGGCGAAGTGTATCCAATTCAACTGGTAAAATATAG
- the galU gene encoding UTP--glucose-1-phosphate uridylyltransferase GalU — translation MAIKKAIIPAAGLGTRFLPATKAMPKEMLPIVDKPTIQYIVEEAIDSGIEDIIIVTGKGKRAIEDHFDHAPELEDNLMKKEKFDLLEKVKQSSKVEIHYIRQKEPMGLGHAIWCARKFIGDEPFAVLLGDDIVRADTPCLKQLIQQYEETRTSVVGVQRVPDEETHRYGIIDPDHHGGDRYHVRSFIEKPEQGQAPSNLAIIGRYILTPEIMMFLDQQEIGAGGEIQLTDAIQKLNEIQRVFAYEFNGRRYDVGEKLGFIETTIELALEREELRDELLSFIDQTLERYKQDYY, via the coding sequence TTGGCGATTAAGAAGGCGATTATTCCAGCAGCTGGGTTAGGGACAAGGTTTTTGCCGGCTACAAAGGCGATGCCTAAAGAGATGCTTCCGATTGTTGATAAACCAACGATTCAGTACATTGTTGAGGAAGCCATTGATTCTGGTATTGAGGATATCATCATCGTTACCGGTAAAGGGAAACGAGCAATTGAAGATCACTTTGATCACGCTCCGGAACTTGAGGATAACCTCATGAAGAAAGAGAAATTTGATCTTTTAGAAAAGGTCAAGCAATCATCGAAAGTTGAAATTCATTATATTCGCCAGAAGGAACCGATGGGACTGGGCCATGCGATTTGGTGTGCCCGTAAATTTATTGGGGACGAGCCTTTTGCCGTCCTATTAGGTGATGATATTGTCCGCGCTGATACTCCTTGCTTAAAACAGCTCATTCAACAATATGAAGAAACGAGAACATCGGTCGTGGGCGTGCAACGGGTTCCTGATGAAGAAACGCACCGATACGGGATTATTGATCCAGATCACCACGGCGGAGATCGGTATCACGTTCGTTCATTTATTGAGAAGCCTGAACAAGGACAGGCTCCTTCGAATTTAGCGATTATCGGTCGGTACATTCTCACTCCTGAGATTATGATGTTTTTAGATCAGCAGGAAATTGGGGCTGGCGGTGAAATTCAGCTTACCGATGCCATCCAAAAGTTAAACGAAATTCAACGGGTCTTTGCGTATGAATTTAATGGTCGGCGGTATGACGTTGGGGAGAAGCTTGGATTTATTGAGACTACGATCGAGCTTGCTCTAGAAAGAGAAGAACTTCGTGATGAACTTTTATCTTTTATAGATCAAACGCTTGAGCGTTATAAACAAGATTACTATTAA
- a CDS encoding VanZ family protein, with protein sequence MRFWLLPILWMGVIFYSSSTPYEEQDIKPFMSDVLDLSFLAPVLDWIQFAYHHSEVSVEALGVNGLIEFFIRKGAHVTVFLLLCMFFYVALLRSTSLKWGRSMLLSILFTFLYAVIDEVHQGFTPNRTPYVGDVMLDTAGALIACVILWLRIRMKRQA encoded by the coding sequence GTGAGGTTTTGGTTATTGCCGATTTTGTGGATGGGGGTTATTTTTTATTCGTCTTCGACTCCATATGAGGAGCAGGATATAAAGCCGTTTATGAGTGATGTGTTGGATTTATCTTTTTTAGCACCGGTGCTTGATTGGATTCAATTTGCGTATCACCATTCAGAGGTTAGTGTGGAGGCGCTTGGTGTGAATGGCTTGATTGAATTCTTTATTCGTAAGGGCGCGCACGTGACCGTGTTTCTCCTATTATGTATGTTCTTTTATGTGGCTCTTCTGAGGTCGACTTCCCTTAAATGGGGAAGAAGCATGCTCTTAAGCATCCTCTTCACCTTTTTGTATGCGGTCATAGACGAGGTCCATCAGGGTTTCACCCCAAACCGAACACCATACGTTGGAGATGTCATGCTCGACACAGCAGGTGCTCTGATTGCCTGTGTCATTCTGTGGTTGCGGATCAGGATGAAGAGGCAAGCCTAA
- a CDS encoding APC family permease, giving the protein MGQPQRKKLEKTLKPHWVWAIAFGSAVGWGAFVLPTDWLQGNGPLAVVIGFLLGAVLMTVIGVSYGFLIKQFPVSGGEFAYAYIGFGRTHAFVAGWFLTLGYICTVALNSSALALLGKFLFPSVVKVVPLYTIAGWDVYLGEVIISTVTLIVFAFLNIRGASFSGRSQFIFTIILLTGVVLLAIGAIVSDQATTSNMQPLFAPGKPAIASILAILAITPWAYLGFDNIPQAAEEFDFPPNKAFKLIVYALLAAGLAYSVMVLTVSSLAPWQELAGSASAWATGDAIDSLFGRLGIFIIAVALVMGIFTGLNGFYLSSSRLMFAMGRARVLPQVFHKLHPKYNTPYVGIMFTSALCLIAPWFGREVLLWIVDMSSIGVTIAYFYCCATAFKMSKSKAQKIFAGLGVISAAIFFFLLTLWFLDSSLSQPSYIALAVWAGLGLLFYLVKQKEYNAIPRKELNYLITEKEEIPGK; this is encoded by the coding sequence ATGGGACAACCACAGAGGAAGAAATTAGAGAAAACCTTAAAGCCCCACTGGGTCTGGGCAATTGCATTTGGTTCCGCCGTTGGGTGGGGTGCCTTTGTACTACCAACAGATTGGCTGCAAGGAAATGGACCGTTAGCTGTAGTCATCGGTTTCTTATTAGGGGCCGTATTGATGACAGTCATCGGTGTAAGTTACGGATTCCTCATTAAACAATTCCCTGTATCAGGGGGAGAATTTGCTTATGCTTACATTGGTTTTGGCAGAACACACGCTTTCGTCGCCGGTTGGTTTTTAACGCTTGGTTACATATGTACTGTTGCTTTAAACTCCTCCGCTCTTGCCTTACTAGGTAAGTTCTTATTCCCGAGTGTTGTAAAGGTCGTTCCCCTTTATACGATTGCAGGCTGGGACGTTTACCTCGGTGAAGTTATCATATCTACCGTTACGCTTATTGTATTTGCATTCTTAAATATCCGAGGAGCCAGTTTTTCTGGACGTTCTCAATTTATCTTTACTATCATCTTATTAACAGGAGTTGTTTTATTAGCCATTGGAGCGATTGTCAGCGACCAGGCTACTACTTCAAATATGCAACCACTATTTGCCCCAGGCAAACCAGCGATTGCATCGATATTGGCCATCTTAGCGATTACTCCATGGGCCTATCTCGGATTTGACAATATACCGCAAGCGGCAGAGGAATTTGATTTCCCTCCGAATAAAGCATTTAAATTAATCGTTTATGCTTTACTTGCTGCTGGACTTGCGTATTCTGTTATGGTACTTACTGTTTCAAGTCTAGCCCCTTGGCAGGAGTTAGCAGGATCTGCTTCAGCTTGGGCTACAGGAGACGCCATCGACAGCTTATTTGGCCGTCTTGGAATATTCATTATTGCCGTCGCTTTAGTGATGGGTATTTTCACAGGACTAAACGGGTTCTACCTGTCATCAAGTCGCTTAATGTTTGCGATGGGACGCGCTCGCGTGCTTCCACAGGTATTCCATAAACTACACCCGAAATACAATACACCATATGTAGGAATTATGTTTACATCTGCTCTATGCTTAATCGCTCCATGGTTCGGACGCGAAGTGCTGTTATGGATCGTAGACATGTCATCTATTGGTGTAACGATTGCTTATTTCTATTGCTGTGCAACAGCGTTCAAAATGTCGAAATCTAAAGCGCAGAAGATTTTCGCAGGATTAGGAGTAATTAGTGCAGCTATCTTCTTCTTCCTACTGACACTATGGTTCCTAGACTCTTCCCTATCCCAGCCATCTTACATTGCGCTAGCGGTTTGGGCAGGACTTGGGCTTCTCTTCTATCTTGTAAAACAAAAAGAATACAACGCTATTCCACGAAAAGAACTGAACTACTTGATTACAGAAAAAGAAGAAATCCCAGGAAAATAA
- a CDS encoding glycoside hydrolase family 31 protein: MYKPSKRLTRLLATTAMAATLFTAAAPNVLAVTQPHPDQELNQENVKKQLEVQSVKQLEDGVKLTLTDQKEAYIRLFAEDMAKVSILEAGEEEYFSEGIAKKEWDTPSFDFENEGNVVTLSTDEITIKIKKEPFGVKFLDKEGNVINEDYMQNGAGYDGDKPYVYKKTNEDEAFYGFGEQAGLNVNQRGESIGMFNTDAYAYQPDTKYLYTSIPFFMGLKNEKAYGIFFDNANRSYFEMASESDDYYYFYADDGKLTYYFMYGPEIQDVLDRYTELTGKMEKPAKWTLGLHQSKWGYTADEIESVAKTYRDKEIPLDTMHFDIDYMDEYRVYTWADDYASDELHNSLDDMNFHKIAINDPAVKKDPGYYMYDEGTANDYWAKNPDGTNFVGEVWPGDSVFPDFSKEEVRDWWADNSKVLYDQGIDGVWNDMNEPAVFDGPFHTAPLDVTFGEGDNERTHAQYHNLYGHDEAEATYEGAVQHNPEERPFVLTRDMYAGTQRYAALWTGDNVSEWDHLQMSIPMNANVGLSGQPFVGNDIGGFAGRPDAEMYARWIEVGAFLPFSRVHYDSDSKAAVKQGQEPWAFGQEVEDISKKYIEMRYKLMPYLYNTFVDASETGSPVQQPLVYQFQEDENTYDISDQFMFGEAMMLAPVVQEGQTERDVYLPEGETWVDYWTGKEYQGGQTVHTKAELDHLPIYMKKDSVIPTREVQQYTDEKPLENLVLDTYLSEEASYSFYEDDGATIDYKDGEFNITNFTMTRKGNHIEFTQEKEATGYDSELDSYTLKLNNEKAPKKVQAARSKYSEVSSVEEVKAEQETYFYDTETSTLYVNVPANEDKNVKIFASKGKRK, encoded by the coding sequence ATGTACAAACCATCTAAACGCCTGACCCGCTTATTAGCTACAACGGCAATGGCTGCGACGCTCTTCACTGCAGCTGCACCAAACGTTCTAGCCGTGACACAACCACATCCCGACCAAGAACTGAATCAAGAAAATGTGAAGAAGCAATTAGAAGTTCAATCTGTTAAGCAACTAGAAGACGGCGTAAAGCTAACCCTAACTGACCAGAAAGAAGCTTACATACGCTTATTCGCTGAAGACATGGCGAAGGTATCGATCCTAGAAGCTGGTGAAGAAGAGTACTTCTCAGAAGGAATCGCGAAGAAAGAATGGGACACGCCTTCTTTTGACTTTGAAAACGAAGGAAACGTTGTAACCCTTTCGACAGATGAAATTACAATAAAGATCAAAAAAGAACCATTCGGCGTTAAGTTCCTCGATAAAGAAGGAAACGTCATCAACGAAGATTACATGCAAAACGGCGCTGGTTATGATGGGGATAAGCCCTACGTTTACAAGAAGACGAACGAAGACGAAGCGTTCTACGGATTCGGTGAGCAAGCTGGTTTGAACGTGAACCAACGCGGTGAAAGCATTGGTATGTTCAACACAGACGCTTACGCTTATCAGCCAGACACGAAATACTTATACACATCTATCCCGTTCTTTATGGGGCTTAAAAATGAGAAAGCATACGGCATCTTCTTCGACAACGCCAACCGTTCTTATTTTGAAATGGCTTCTGAGAGCGATGATTATTACTATTTCTACGCAGATGATGGAAAGCTAACGTACTACTTCATGTACGGCCCTGAGATCCAAGACGTGTTGGATCGTTACACAGAGCTAACAGGTAAAATGGAGAAACCAGCAAAATGGACGCTTGGCCTTCATCAGAGTAAATGGGGTTACACAGCTGATGAAATCGAGAGCGTAGCCAAAACCTACCGTGATAAAGAAATTCCACTCGACACGATGCACTTTGACATCGACTATATGGATGAGTACCGCGTGTACACTTGGGCAGATGATTACGCAAGCGACGAGCTTCACAACTCACTAGATGATATGAACTTCCACAAGATTGCGATCAATGACCCAGCCGTTAAGAAAGATCCTGGCTACTACATGTATGACGAAGGTACGGCGAATGATTATTGGGCTAAAAATCCAGACGGCACGAATTTTGTCGGTGAGGTTTGGCCTGGAGACTCTGTCTTCCCTGACTTCTCAAAAGAAGAAGTGCGCGACTGGTGGGCAGACAACTCGAAAGTCCTTTATGATCAAGGCATCGACGGGGTTTGGAATGATATGAACGAACCAGCCGTATTCGACGGGCCATTCCACACAGCTCCACTTGATGTGACATTTGGAGAAGGAGACAATGAGCGCACACACGCGCAGTACCACAACCTTTACGGTCATGATGAAGCTGAAGCAACGTATGAAGGTGCGGTTCAACACAACCCTGAGGAACGTCCATTCGTCCTTACACGTGACATGTACGCAGGAACTCAGCGCTACGCTGCATTATGGACGGGCGACAACGTAAGTGAATGGGATCACCTGCAGATGTCGATTCCAATGAACGCAAACGTAGGTCTTTCTGGACAGCCATTCGTCGGGAATGACATTGGCGGTTTCGCTGGACGTCCGGATGCTGAGATGTACGCTCGTTGGATCGAAGTAGGCGCATTCCTACCGTTCTCCCGCGTTCACTATGATAGTGACTCGAAAGCTGCTGTAAAACAAGGTCAAGAACCTTGGGCATTCGGTCAAGAAGTGGAAGATATCAGTAAGAAATACATCGAAATGCGTTATAAACTAATGCCTTACTTGTACAACACATTCGTTGATGCTTCTGAAACAGGCTCTCCTGTTCAACAGCCACTTGTGTATCAATTCCAAGAGGATGAGAACACGTACGACATTAGTGATCAGTTCATGTTCGGTGAAGCAATGATGCTTGCTCCTGTCGTACAAGAAGGTCAAACAGAACGTGACGTTTACCTTCCTGAAGGTGAAACGTGGGTGGATTATTGGACAGGTAAAGAATATCAAGGCGGACAGACGGTTCATACAAAAGCAGAACTCGACCACCTACCTATTTATATGAAGAAAGACTCTGTCATCCCGACTCGCGAAGTTCAACAATACACAGACGAAAAACCACTTGAAAATCTTGTGCTTGATACGTACTTGTCTGAAGAAGCGAGCTATTCCTTCTATGAAGATGACGGCGCGACGATCGATTACAAAGACGGAGAGTTCAACATCACGAACTTTACTATGACGCGTAAAGGCAACCATATTGAGTTCACACAAGAGAAAGAAGCAACAGGTTATGACAGTGAACTTGATTCTTACACGCTTAAGCTAAACAACGAGAAAGCACCGAAGAAAGTTCAGGCTGCGAGATCAAAATACAGCGAGGTGTCTTCAGTAGAAGAAGTGAAAGCAGAACAAGAAACGTACTTCTATGACACGGAAACAAGCACCCTTTATGTAAACGTACCAGCTAACGAAGATAAAAACGTGAAAATTTTCGCTAGCAAAGGGAAACGAAAATAA
- a CDS encoding glycoside hydrolase family 66 protein: MKKKLYLPLIFLGVLILLLIPARFLWSDDETFEPPNEKSPITDVTVDHVQTDLARYKPGETITFEAELSKKPTNSIDMKITYYHLNDVVHEKIMQVDQQNISWDWTAPKEDFTGYYVEVSPLHNQKGYATIGVDVSSTWVQFPRYGFLSDFKDKPEEEQQAVVDQLNRYHINGVQFYDWHDEHHQPLKEENGKPLSSWSNIANQPVSYETVQSYIDKVHNKKMTAMSYNLLNGALSESEEDGVKEEWRLYKDEEQEEYDVHSLPDDWKSDIYLTNPANGSWQNYIFNKQQTVFDHLTFDGWHMDQLGDRGDVFDYNGDPVALDKTFKSFIKNADDTFEDKQLVMNAVNQYGQEQIADSPVSFLYTEVWNPFKSYAELNSILKENGKLSEGKKASVLAAYMNYDKSDQEGTFNTPGVLYTDALIFAQGGAHLELGEHMLSKEYFPHNKLDMTEDLQQKMVNYYDFMVGYENVLRDKVTSAPLEITTENWVRLTSEPEKGQIYTFAKKQENRKIVHFLNYFDATHMNWRDTNGTQTEPSMKGDLSVTIQEEKEVDNVWIASPDWNKGLPTKLNFTQEGSDLTLTIPKIKYWDMVVLEYK; the protein is encoded by the coding sequence ATGAAAAAGAAACTATACTTGCCGCTTATTTTTTTAGGTGTCCTTATCCTTTTACTTATTCCGGCAAGATTTCTATGGTCTGATGACGAGACCTTTGAGCCCCCTAATGAAAAATCTCCAATTACCGATGTAACCGTAGATCATGTTCAAACAGACTTAGCCAGGTATAAGCCCGGTGAAACGATTACGTTTGAAGCCGAACTCTCTAAAAAACCGACGAACAGTATCGATATGAAAATTACTTACTATCACTTAAACGACGTCGTTCATGAGAAAATTATGCAAGTCGATCAGCAGAACATCAGTTGGGATTGGACCGCTCCAAAGGAAGATTTTACAGGATATTATGTAGAAGTTAGCCCCCTTCATAACCAAAAAGGGTATGCAACCATTGGTGTGGACGTTTCCTCTACTTGGGTTCAGTTTCCTCGTTACGGATTCCTATCAGACTTTAAAGATAAACCTGAAGAGGAACAGCAAGCTGTCGTAGATCAGCTTAATCGTTACCATATTAATGGTGTTCAGTTTTATGACTGGCACGATGAGCATCACCAGCCACTTAAAGAAGAGAACGGGAAACCTCTCTCCTCCTGGTCGAACATCGCAAATCAACCTGTCTCCTACGAAACCGTTCAATCCTATATTGATAAGGTTCACAACAAGAAGATGACCGCCATGTCCTATAACTTGTTGAACGGAGCTCTTTCTGAATCTGAAGAAGATGGGGTGAAAGAAGAATGGCGCCTCTATAAAGATGAAGAACAAGAAGAGTATGACGTTCATTCTCTACCTGATGATTGGAAAAGCGATATTTACCTAACAAATCCGGCAAACGGAAGCTGGCAGAATTACATTTTCAACAAGCAACAAACGGTATTCGATCACTTAACGTTTGATGGGTGGCACATGGACCAACTTGGCGATCGTGGCGATGTATTTGATTACAACGGTGATCCTGTGGCGCTTGATAAGACGTTTAAGAGCTTTATCAAAAATGCAGACGATACGTTTGAGGATAAACAACTCGTTATGAATGCAGTTAATCAATACGGTCAGGAACAAATCGCTGATTCACCTGTATCATTCTTGTATACAGAGGTGTGGAATCCATTCAAATCCTACGCTGAGTTAAATTCGATTTTAAAAGAAAACGGGAAGCTCTCAGAAGGAAAGAAAGCTTCCGTCTTAGCCGCCTATATGAACTACGACAAATCGGACCAAGAAGGAACCTTCAACACACCAGGAGTTCTTTACACAGACGCACTGATCTTCGCACAAGGCGGAGCGCACTTAGAACTTGGCGAACATATGCTTTCAAAGGAATACTTCCCTCATAACAAGCTAGACATGACGGAAGATCTTCAGCAAAAAATGGTCAACTACTACGACTTTATGGTCGGATACGAGAACGTTCTGCGCGATAAGGTAACGTCTGCTCCACTCGAGATTACAACCGAGAACTGGGTTCGCTTAACTTCAGAGCCTGAAAAAGGACAAATTTACACATTTGCTAAGAAGCAAGAGAACCGAAAAATCGTCCACTTCTTAAATTATTTCGACGCCACTCATATGAACTGGCGCGATACAAATGGCACGCAAACAGAACCTTCTATGAAAGGGGATCTGTCCGTGACCATTCAAGAAGAAAAAGAAGTCGACAACGTATGGATTGCCTCTCCAGACTGGAACAAAGGCCTTCCAACCAAACTTAACTTCACCCAAGAAGGAAGCGACCTCACCCTCACCATCCCCAAAATCAAATACTGGGACATGGTCGTCCTCGAATACAAATAA